A stretch of the Lineus longissimus chromosome 10, tnLinLong1.2, whole genome shotgun sequence genome encodes the following:
- the LOC135495094 gene encoding uncharacterized protein LOC135495094, translated as MSMSRFAIYYDFETMQIPCPEDNNRRRHVPIAVAAIRICNPNRTYNSSLHHRVGLDCVERFLDWLDTQRQEIQIINATENQPLKMTREDWFRFHRQTSCEMCGQAFTELNSPYKDHCHISGKFRFALCNRCNLIYGSEKTTASVPCFAHGGVRFDQHLLIKAIARRNKKRGKPPPRILPRNTEHYLAVFDGELVFQDSFEFMKASLASIADSMKNDKSTISSENDRNSIAFPLLWEYVQRNEERYQLMTRKGVFCYDFLDEIEKLKLDALPPSDQFYDSLHQIDITMADYEHAKHVWRAMSCETLKDYLLVYLITDVLLLASCFEQFRNLSMQYFQMDTGKFLTLPHFAYHAMLKCTQVQLEILTDLEMVHWIKRGIRGGVASVMLRHAEANLPEMGPNYNPELPRQEIVPLDCTNLYGHALSKQLPEKSYRWLTRQEIKQLKISEVPDDAKIGYILSVDLSYPPELHESHTMYPLAPHKTAIPPAQWSDYTYELGLKLNDPSFFKTGPENLYRI; from the coding sequence atgtccATGAGCCGATTTGCCATCTATTACGACTTTGAAACAATGCAAATCCCCTGCCCAGAAGACAATAATCGACGTAGACACGTGCCTATTGCTGTTGCAGCGATCAGAATATGTAACCCCAATAGAACGTATAACTCGTCACTACATCATCGGGTCGGTCTAGATTGCGTCGAACGCTTCCTCGATTGGCTTGACACTCAACGACAAGAGATTCAGATCATAAACGCTACTGAAAACCAGCCTTTGAAAATGACTCGCGAAGACTGGTTTCGCTTTCATCGACAAACATCCTGTGAAATGTGCGGACAGGCTTTTACCGAGCTAAACTCTCCATACAAAGATCATTGTCATATTTCTGGAAAATTCCGCTTCGCTTTGTGCAATCGCTGTAACTTGATTTATGGTAGTGAGAAAACAACAGCATCAGTACCGTGTTTCGCTCATGGAGGCGTACGATTTGATCAGCACCTTCTAATAAAGGCCATAGCGCGACGGAATAAAAAACGTGGGAAACCACCTCCACGGATTTTACCGCGAAACACTGAGCATTATTTAGCTGTGTTTGATGGAGAATTAGTCTTTCAAGACTCGTTTGAGTTCATGAAAGCCTCCCTGGCATCGATTGCAGACTCTATGAAGAATGATAAAAGCACCATAAGCAGTGAAAACGATCGCAATTCAATCGCGTTCCCCCTCTTATGGGAGTATGTTCAGAGAAACGAGGAACGATATCAGCTCATGACTAGAAAAGGTGTTTTCTGCTATGATTTCCTGGATGAGATCGAGAAACTTAAACTCGACGCGCTTCCGCCAAGCGATCAGTTTTACGATTCGCTTCATCAGATCGACATTACAATGGCTGATTATGAACATGCAAAACATGTGTGGCGGGCAATGTCATGTGAGACACTGAAAGACTATCTACTGGTGTATCTGATTACCGATGTCTTATTGCTGGCAAGTTGCTTCGAACAATTTCGCAATTTGTCAATGCAATATTTCCAAATGGACACCGGCAAGTTTCTAACTCTGCCTCACTTTGCATACCATGCCATGTTGAAATGTACACAGGTGCAGTTGGAAATATTGACCGATCTAGAGATGGTGCACTGGATAAAACGAGGAATTAGAGGTGGGGTCGCTTCTGTCATGCTACGACACGCAGAGGCAAATCTTCCAGAAATGGGCCCAAACTACAACCCAGAACTACCCCGACAAGAAATCGTGCCGCTCGATTGTACGAACTTGTACGGTCATGCCTTAAGTAAACAGCTACCTGAAAAGAGTTATCGATGGTTGACCAGACAGGAAATTAAGCAACTAAAGATAAGCGAGGTTCCCGACGATGCTAAGATTGGCTATATCCTTAGCGTAGACTTGAGTTACCCGCCAGAGCTCCACGAATCGCACACAATGTACCCTTTGGCTCCACACAAAACGGCCATCC